From the Pyrenophora tritici-repentis strain M4 chromosome 5, whole genome shotgun sequence genome, the window CAAGCATGACTCGCGACAGGCGGAATCTTGTGCTGTCGAGCTTAAGCTGACTTGTCTGGAAGTCTTTTTCAAATGTGCAGCCAAGCTGGACGAACTTGGAGCACTCGACTGTTGTTAAAGAGGCCAGCAAGGGCGACGACACGAACAACAAGACCAGCTGCCTCTGCCACGTGGGGCCGCTAGAGTAAGGGCGGTGATGATCGAGGAGACAGGGAAAAGAAGACGTGATAATGGAGTGATGGATTTCTTCGCGCTTGCTCACAGCTTTTGAGTaaagaagaagcagcagcagcgggGACGATAGGTTGAGGTTCTCTTCTAGATATGCGCAGAACGAGCCAGCCGCTCAGCTGAAGCGCCAGCTCAGCCTCAACAGGCCAGCCCAGCCAGCCTTGACAAGCTATTCGTTACGCACCAGCCTCGCGCGTCAGAACCACTGTCTGCCTACACAAGACTTTCCCTCCTACACAAACTAGGTCACTGTTCTCTACGATGGCCTTCCCTAGCACTAGCATAACGTTTCCAGGTCACGGCTCATGGCAACCAGGGAGCGCAGGTGGGACACAACTCTGGCGCTATCGCGAACCACTTCTACGTTCCTGCTGGTAGGTACCCGCTCCCGCCTTGACAGCGCTGCGCTAACCATGCACTGTCTCTTCAGAGCGTCCCGAGACTCCCCCACAGCCTTCGTGCTCCATGCCCTTCCGCCGCGATCCTGACTTTGTCGACCGCGGCACGCTGCTCGACCAGATCCGCCAACGATGTGCTACGCCAGCATCTCGCGTCGCGCTGGTGGGCCTCGGCGGGGTGGGATAGGTTCGGTGGAAGAGCATCACCCTAGTGCTCGCATGTCGCATGTTGCATGTCGCATCTAACGTAGACACAGAAAGTCGCAGCTAGCTATCGAGCACTGCTACCGCACCGCCGAGCAGTCACCAGACACGTGGGTGTTCTGGGCGCACGCGAGCAACACGGCGCGACTCGAGCAGAGCTTCCGCGAGATCGCTGATCAGGTCAAGGTTCGCGGGCAGAAGGACCCGCAAGCGGATGTATTCAAGCTAGTGCACGACTGGCTGCGCGATGCGAAGAACGGACGGTGGCTGTTGGTGCTAGACAATGCGGACGATGCTGCTGTGCTCTCTCCGACAGATGGCGGCAGCGGTCTTTCGGCAGCATCTATCGAGGTATCTGCCTTCGAGCAGGCATGGCGCTGTCCTTGTAACGAGTCGGACAAAGCGCGCAGCGATGCAGGTTGCAGAGGATAGTGACGTTATACTCATTAAGCCAATGTACGATGCAGCTGCACACGCTCTGCTCCGCAAGAAGCTAGGAGACGTagacgaagaagacggcAGCATCGCTACACTAGCTATAACGCTCGATCACATGCCGCTTGCTCTCGTACAGGCGGCAGCATACATTCGAGAGTGAGCGCCGCGGTGCTCTGTGCGGCAGTACCTAGAGGAGTACCGGCAGAGCGATCGCAGAAAGACAAGTCTGCTAAACCAGAAGGCGGGTCACCTTCGTCGAGACGCAGCAGCCAGTAACTCAGTCCTGTTAACCTGGCAAATCTCGTTCGACCACATACGGAAGACTAGACAGTCAGCAGCAGGCCTGCTTTCGCTGATGAGCTTCTTTGACCGACAGGGGATCCAGGAAGCTCTACTCCACCGACAGAGCAGCGCAGCAGACGACGGGTTTGAAGAGGATGTGCTAGCCCTGCGAGACTACTCGTTCATCACGGTAACTAGAGATGCAGACACGTTTGAGATGCATAGCCTAGTGCAGCTAGCGACACGCACGTGGCTAGAAAACGAAGGGCAGCTAGACAAGTGGAGGGAGCAGTTTATCTCGAACCTGTGCGCAGAGCTGCCGACAGGAGAGCACGAAAACTGGAAAAAGTGCGAAGCGCTATTTCCACACGCACAGGCGGCATTAGCACAGCAGCCTAAAAGTAGAGTCACGAAAGAAGCGGGCGCTATTACTGTACAGGGCGGCATGGTACGCGTGGCAACGGGGAAGAGCAGGCGAGGCAGAGCAGATGGCAATGATATCGATGGAGGTCAGGATTGAAGAGCTTGGGGAAGACGATGCGGAGACGTTGAACAGTATGGACGCGGTAGGACTAGTTAGAAGGCTTGGGGGCAAGTACGAAGAGGCCGAGGCGATGCACCGCCAGACGCTGGCGCGAAAggagaaggtgcttgggTATGAGCATCCACACACGCTGACGAGCGTATACTGTCTTGCCTATCTTCTTGCACATCAAGATCACTACAATGAAGCCCTTGCTCTATACAAGAGAGCATGCGCTGGGTACGAAGCTGTGCTTGGGAAGGATCATCCGACCACGCGTGCGTGTCACCAGCATTACGCTGACGCGCTTGCATCACACGAGCAGCACCAGCTTACTATCCTTCCTATAAGTACAGATAGCAGCGCACGTACACATGCAAGTAAACGATCGAGGCTAGTGTGAGGGCTAGCAAAGATAGGCATCAGAAGATTAAAGTCGTCTGCGAAGTAGAGATAACAAACAGATCCCGTAACAACATCTAACTATATTAATTACCCTAAGCTAATTCCAATACTACTGCGGGGCTATATATAGCTAAGCCTTGACCTCTATTAATTATTATTTGCACTAGAAACAGGCGCCCGTGAATGCTATAGTCGCGAGCAGAATCGGTTTCTGGTTTTGCGCTTCGACTTGTTCTCACCGCACGGTCTTTTTAACAAGGGTCATTCCTATGTTGTGTTAGCGTGCTAGAAGGGGGTATGTGGAGCCTCTATTAATGTGTGCCTGTCGAAATGCAATCGCTATGGCCCTCTACCTATGTATGACTACTTGCGGTACATTGCATCTGAAACGACTGATCTAGACATAGGTGCCCGTTAACTGTGGCTTCTGGGCCCGATATCGCTAAGAACTTTATGAAAATTACTAGAAAGCAGAAATTCTTTGGCAACTTATATATCGTGTCGAATCATCTTCGTGATGGAGAAATTGCAGGGACTAGTGCAATGTTCTAGTTTATTTCGATATCCTCCAGTTTTTCTCGTCGTCCCCAAATCATTTTGGTCAATCCATTGGAAAAATTCGAACCTGTATCTTGTACCATGCTATCCAGCTTGATATGAGGGTACTTGTTTTGATAACGATTCTTTTCCCGATGCCACCATGTACGCCAAACCAAAAGCACTGCAACGGTCAGAGGCACACTAACTACCCAATATATCCAAAAATGTTTTGAGAGAATTTCAGTTTCTTCATCTGGATTTGATGATTTTGCCTTGGTTTCAGCCTGCCAATCGAACATTGACGCACTGAACAGTGTCTTTTTGGTAAACAATCTGGTTAGTTACAGCTGTTCTTGTTGTTTTGACTAAGACGATTTATACGTACAGCTATGAAGGTTGGAGGCAAAAAGATAGTGGTAACAAAAGCAAGAGCTTTCATTGCAACACTATCAAGCCCTGTGGTCGCCGCGATTGTTGAATTGACGTTGCTGTCCATTTGGGCGACCATATTGTACAGCTAAAGCAGCTGGTCAAAACTTAAATTAATTGTTGAAAATATTGAATCTCTTACCACATTGAATTGTATATCCAGTCTGGCCTTTATCGCCTCCGTGTGTTCTAAAATTGAGGTAGCAAGAGTGGACAAGGTCTCAATAGTGTTCTCCAGCTTTGGCTCGCTATCTTGCGTCGAATCGGTGAACTCTTGGATATCTTTAGAGATATCTCGCAGGAATTGGCAGTATCTTTTACTCCATCTTAAGTTTCCAACCAAAGTGGCCGCATCAGTAGCAATAGTGTTGATCTCAGTGATGGTCCTGAGTCGTTTCTCAGGCGCCATGTTTAGACTCAAGGCTCCAAAATCCAATGGTATTAAAGCGTTGCCGTTTCTTCCGGCCACCGTAACTCCTTGTTGTTTTTCCATTTTTCCTGTTCTAGGAGAAAGATCCCATCCTTTGTACATATCCGCATGGTAGACGTAGTCTTCAAGTAGAATTACCGGTAACAGCAATGGATGTCTCCAATCAGAAATTGCTGATTCGATGAGCTTACTAACCCGGGGACCATGAGGTTCTAGATAGCTGGGACGCTCCATAGTACCCATGGACTCTTTCCATTGCTTGTCATTAAACATATTCCAGCCGAACATGAAGCCGAATGTGACGTGTGTTTTGAAAGAGTGTGTCAAGCAGAGGCCGTAATTTGCAACCTGGTACATCTGTGGAACCTTGATTGTGATAACTAACTTTTATGTCAGATTTCCCGAGTTTGTAAGTCGTGGTAATTTGGCCTTACCGAGCTTTTCGGGGTTTTGACCACGAGCCGAAGGACAAAAGTAGTAGGAGTGGCCACCTCCATTGAACTTGAATATTGGAAGCATTTCAATCGGAAGACCAAACTTATCTTCGATAGCCAACAAGGAAGCCTTGCTTAAGCCAAAGTGGAGAGGTTGAAACTTAACTCGCTCACAAATGAGTAGTCTTATGCTGCCTTCTTCCTTTCCAAGACGAGAATCAGTGGGTTGGAAGAAGCGGCCCCTTTGGTGTAGCCAATCATCTACATCCAGGTCGCTTAGATCTCCATCCCGATAAGTTTTGCTTGGAGGTGCATCTGCTGCAGTTTCTAAGGTTAATGTACTGATCGAAACAAAGTAATTCTGAGGCTATTTTCGTTTAGCCTACCTGTATTTGCAAAAGTCCGGGCTTCGATATACCGAAGCTGCCCTTCTCCAGGCTTCCACTTAGACTCATCCAGCACTTTCTGCCGTTGCAGATTGAACATTGCTTCTTCTGGGCTTCAATGGAAATGAACTGAAGAAGCTTAGTGATGAGCAGCGGACTTTGAGTCTGTCAGACAGTGCACAAGCCTTTTAACTTATCCGTCTGCGTGCGTTAATTTGCCGAGCGAGGGTTTAGGTCGAAAGCAGTTGACCGGTCAGCCTGCAAATGAGTGGCACAGACGACTCACCGGTTGGCCATGCAAGATAGC encodes:
- a CDS encoding Protamine-P1 domain containing protein, which produces MQVAEDSDVILIKPMYDAAAHALLRKKLGDVDEEDGSIATLAITLDHMPLALVQAAAYIRE
- a CDS encoding CorA, Mg2+ and Co2+ transporter, whose translation is MFNLQRQKVLDESKWKPGEGQLRYIEARTFANTETAADAPPSKTYRDGDLSDLDVDDWLHQRGRFFQPTDSRLGKEEGSIRLLICERVKFQPLHFGLSKASLLAIEDKFGLPIEMLPIFKFNGGGHSYYFCPSARGQNPEKLVITIKVPQMYQVANYGLCLTHSFKTHVTFGFMFGWNMFNDKQWKESMGTMERPSYLEPHGPRVSKLIESAISDWRHPLLLPVILLEDYVYHADMYKGWDLSPRTGKMEKQQGVTVAGRNGNALIPLDFGALSLNMAPEKRLRTITEINTIATDAATLVGNLRWSKRYCQFLRDISKDIQEFTDSTQDSEPKLENTIETLSTLATSILEHTEAIKARLDIQFNVLYNMVAQMDSNVNSTIAATTGLDSVAMKALAFVTTIFLPPTFIATLFSASMFDWQAETKAKSSNPDEETEILSKHFWIYWVVSVPLTVAVLLVWRTWWHREKNRYQNKYPHIKLDSMVQDTGSNFSNGLTKMIWGRREKLEDIEIN